The Clostridiales bacterium DNA window TTGCAGTTTTTCGTATTGTTGATTTCGAATCTATTATATACTTAGCCACTTCTAATACTCTCTCCTCAATGTAATCTTTCAAAAAACTACCTCCTTTTTATTCTCTTGATTAATTAATATGCAAATTTAAAGCCAACTATTATATTGTTTTGTATTGCTTTAACAAACAACCCCGCCCTCAAAAGGACGAGGTTTGTAGGCTAAATAATAATATAAGTTTTATATTCTCCGATTGTACGGATTTATTTCTGGAATTTCATATAAGTTTTAGGATCGATATTATTAAATGTATCTGAACTGCTCTTTAATATTTCATAATGCAGATGTGTTAATACCGGCACATCCTGTGATACATCTTTTTCAGTAATCGATGTATTACCAACAGTCCCTATTTTTTGCCCTATTTTTACTTCCTGATTCTTTTTAACTGCAAGTTTTTCAGCCAAGTTAGCATAAACGGTGCGATACCCGTTGCCATGGTCTACGACAACTTTCCAGCCAAGGCCTCCTTCGCTCTCATTGTCATTTTGAACGTCTATAACCTTTCCGCTGCCTGCCGCAATAACGTCTGTTCCTTTTACAGCCCTTATATCAACACCCATATGTGTCCGCCATTCATCGATATGCTTGAAACACACAAGGTCTGACGGCGAAAAGTCCTGCATTATAGCGTCTTTTGTAAGATCACCATCGATCGGATTGCCAAATCTTACAGGCAATGACTTCGAATTGGTAACAGTCCCATTAGTTGGTTTTGTCGTTTGACCAGTCTGTGTAGATGTTGGTTTGGATGTTTTATTCGTAGTCTTGTTATTGGCTTCCGTATTTGCATTTTGTTCAGTCGCAGGAGTAGTGTTTACATTTCTATCATTTTCCGCTTCAGTATCTGTTTGCTCCGGCTGGGTAGTTATCTCGGTCTTATTCTGATCATTGCTTGCATTTTTCTTTATATCGTTCTTAAGACCGGTCCTGGATACCCATACCGCAGTAACTGCTACTACACAGACACAGAGGAATAAGACTATGTAAAACCCCTCTCTGTCAAAAAACTTTGCCCATCTTTCCCTTGATATTCTTGATTTTATCCTATCCTTCATATGGATAACCACCTCCTGTATGTTAGTTTGTCCATAATTACATATAAAATACATGAAATTTACATTTTTTAAAAATTTTTTTATCAGTATATTTAAAGAGGCTGTCTCAAAATAAGTTTTATATACAATATATTGACTTCACAAATTCGTACTACTCAATATTTT harbors:
- a CDS encoding peptidoglycan DD-metalloendopeptidase family protein; this translates as MKDRIKSRISRERWAKFFDREGFYIVLFLCVCVVAVTAVWVSRTGLKNDIKKNASNDQNKTEITTQPEQTDTEAENDRNVNTTPATEQNANTEANNKTTNKTSKPTSTQTGQTTKPTNGTVTNSKSLPVRFGNPIDGDLTKDAIMQDFSPSDLVCFKHIDEWRTHMGVDIRAVKGTDVIAAGSGKVIDVQNDNESEGGLGWKVVVDHGNGYRTVYANLAEKLAVKKNQEVKIGQKIGTVGNTSITEKDVSQDVPVLTHLHYEILKSSSDTFNNIDPKTYMKFQK